A window of the Pangasianodon hypophthalmus isolate fPanHyp1 chromosome 12, fPanHyp1.pri, whole genome shotgun sequence genome harbors these coding sequences:
- the pmp22b gene encoding peripheral myelin protein 22b gives MLILLCGIVFLHVAVLVLLFVSTIVSAWTVTATSSSDLWVNCSTSNGMNCQPGDTGVWIQAVQALMILSIIFSFLSLFLFFCQLFTLQKGGRFFLTGAFQIFASLFVMCGAIIYTVMNHTWVPPNESYGFAYILAWVAFPLALISGLIYVILRKRE, from the exons ATGCTGATCCTTCTCTGTGGCATCGTATTCCTGCACGTTGCAGTTCTGGTACTGCTCTTCGTCTCCACTATAGTCAGT GCCTGGACTGTAACTGCTACCAGTAGCTCAGACCTCTGGGTAAACTGCTCCACATCCAATGGAATGAACTGCCAGCCCGGGGACACTGGAG TATGGATTCAGGCAGTGCAGGCTCTCATGATCCTGTCCATCATCTTCAGCTTCCTGTCGCTCTTCCTGTTTTTCTGCCAGCTCTTCACTCTGCAGAAGGGTGGACGCTTCTTCCTCACTGGAGCCTTCCAAATCTTTGCCA GTCTGTTCGTCATGTGCGGCGCGATCATCTACACGGTGATGAATCACACATGGGTTCCCCCGAATGAATCATATGGTTTTGCCTACATCCTGGCCTGGGTGGCTTTTCCTCTGGCGCTCATCAGTGGCTTAATCTACGTCATCTTGAGGAAACGGGAATGA